The Calothrix sp. PCC 7507 DNA segment TGGTGCAAATTGAACTAGATGTGCAGAATTGTTTTTATGAGTCGTCCCCAGAAGAAGGTATAAATTTTGGGGATGCTTCTGCTCCTCTGGCTACTGAAACTTGGGAAAGCTGGTTTCATCGCTGGTTAGAAATACTTGACTCTTCACTGCCAATAGCGCCAGGTTACGAAATTGGGCTGCGTTTGACAGGTGACGCGGAAATTCAAACTTTGAATGCTCAGTTTCGTCAACAGGATAAACCGACAGATGTTTTGTCTTTTGCGGCTTTAGAGGTTGACTTGCCTCAAAATGCAGAAATGCATAATTCTATGCCTCTGTATCTAGGTGATATTGTGATTTCTGTAGATACGGCAAAACGTCAAGCTCAACAACAGGAACATAATTTGTCAACTGAGCTAGCCTGGTTAGCTGCTCATGGGTTACTGCACCTTTTAGGATGGGATCATCCTGATGAAAAAAGTTTGATGAATATGTTAAAACAGCAAGTATTATTACTGAGGACAATAGGTATTAGTATTGACATAGAATAACAGTTGGCTGTGTGTCTATAAATTTAAATGTTCAGTGATCTTTTTATAATACTTCTGTAGAAAACGTTCTAAAAGTTGATCAGGCCATTAAAATCGGCGAATATTCCCACTGTTTCTACTCTGTTTCTGGATTTCTAAGCCTATGTCCCAACAAGTTTCCCCACCACCAACGCCAAACTGCTTACCAACACTTGTGACCAACGAACGGCAATTCTCTTGGCAAGTAGCTTCTAGCCTATTCGTGAGTTTTAGGTATGCTTGGGCTGGAATCGTCTATAGTTTCCAAACTCAACGTAACTTTCGTATCCATGTAAGTGTCTGTGCTTTGGCGATCGCCTTAAGCATTTTTCTACAATTGCCATCTGTGGAAATCGCCGTTATTGGCATCACTAGTGGCCTAGTTTTGGCTTTAGAGTTACTCAACACAGCCATTGAGTCGCTGGTTGATTTAACTGTGAAGCAGACATATCACGAGTTAGCAAAAATTGCCAAAGACTGTGCAGCAGGTGCTGTGCTAGTTTCTGCTCTGGTCGCTGTACTAGTGGCAGGTATACTTTTACTCCCACCATTAGTAGTGCTAATTGCGTCAGCGTTCTAACACATAGCAGGTGACAGGCTGGAGAATCGCTCGCTGTCTGTGTCTTCTTATTAGTTTATGTCCTAATTTACCTGACCACTGCCATAGCTGGTGTCACCATCGTGTGCCATGCAGTTTTGAATGCAAAATTGTTCCTCAAAGCGTAGCCAGTTCATTTCGTTCGCAACTGACGATCATACTTGCTTGAGGTTGGGTGGAGAATTTTCGCCACAACCTAATTTATAGTAATTTTTAGTAATTGATGAGGTTTGCAGCCGTTCAAATTTAGTGACAATTAAGAAGATTTCCCCCAATAGAAAATATTATGCGATGTAGGGGCAACCGGTTGTTTGCCCTCCTATTGGTAAGATTATTTTGATAAATCGCCTAAACAAGATGGTACGTGTGGTAGAAACCTGGAGTTATCAGCTGTGATTATAGTCATAGACAATTACGATAGTTTTACCTATAACTTGGTACAGTATCTGGGGGAACTGGGGACAGAATTTCCGGTGGCCAGGGATATTCAGGTTTTTAGAAACGACAAAATATCTATAGATGAGATTCGGGCATTAAATCCAGAAGTCGTAGTCATCTCTCCTGGACCTGGTCGCCCAGAAGATGCTGGCATATCCCTAGATTTGATTGCACAATTGGGTTCTGAATTGCCCATTTTGGGCGTCTGTTTAGGACATCAAAGTATTGGTCAGGTGTTCGGTGGTAAAATAGTTGCGGCTCCAGAGTTGATGCATGGCAAAACTTCTCAGGTGTCTCACACCGGGGTGGGGGTTTTCCAGGGTTTAGAAAATCCCTTAACTGCAACCAGATATCATAGTCTGGTAATTGACCGTGACACTTGCCCTGATGTGTTAGAAATCACTGCTTGGGTTGAAGATGGCACTATCATGGGGGTGCGACACCGGAACTATCCTCACATTCAGGGCGTCCAGTTTCACCCAGAGAGTGTCCTGACATCTTCAGGTAAACAGCTACTGCGAAACTTTCTGGAACAATTAAAGTCGAGAGAGTGATTAATGAAACGACGACAGTTGATGGGCTATGCTGGGGCGGGGTTGGTAACAGCTGTTTTTACTACCTTAGGTTCTGAGTTTCAAGCTGACGCACAATCTAGCGGTTTATCAGTTCAGTGGTTGGGTCATACTTGCTTTCTGTTTACGGGCGGCGGTGTGAAGATTCTTGTCAATCCATTTCGGCTGAGTGGTTGTACTGCTAAGTATCGTCCACCGAAAGTTGCAGCAGATTTGGTACTGATTAGTAGTCAACTGCTGGATGAAGGCGCAGTAGATGGATTACCGGGAAATCCCAAGCTGATTTACGAACCAGGAGTTTATGAGTTCAAAGGTATTAAGTTCCAGGGAGTGGCTATAGACCACGATCGCAAAGGTGGTAAGCAGTTTGGCATGAATACTGCTTGGAGTTGGAAGCAAGGGGGGATTAGTATCCTCCACCTAGGAGGTGCAGCTGCACCCATTTCCTTTGAGCAAAAAATCTTGATGGGACGCCCTGATGTAGCGCTTATACCAGTGGGTGGCAGTGCTAAAGCCTACAATGCTCAAGAAGCAAAGCAGGCTGTTCAGGTGTTAAATCCTAAGCTGGTGATTCCCACACACTACCGTACACAAGCGGCAGATGCAGCTACGTGCGGTATTTCACCACTGGATGAGTTTCTGACAGTGATGCAAGGTGTGACAGTGCGTCGTAGTAATAATGATACTGTTAGTATTAGCCCTGGTAGTTTACCAGAAAATAGCGTAATTCAGACGTTGAGTTACAAATTTTAAAGAGGGACAGACCACTATAGCGGTTATCGGTCGGATGCAATACAATTGAGGGCAGGGAAACCACGCCCCTACAGGCTTTGCGATTTAAAACTGTACATCACTGTTTTGAAAACCGCTATAGTAGTCTGTCCCAAAAGTTTTGAGAGGTTCGTAGTCAGGACTTTAGTCCTGACTACAAATACACATGACCATCAAAATTAATGGGACAGACCATTAGTTATTCTCTATATCTCAGCCTTTGTCAAATGCAGATGCGTTGAAAGCTGTCATTCTGAAGTGAAGTAGATTGGCCTTGATCCTTATGTTGTGTTCCGGATTCAGAATGAAAGTTTCTCTTTGCAAGTAACTCAGGTTAAGCTCATCCCACGGCTAAAAGCCGATAGGATGAGAGCGTTGACAGTTCACTGTTTAGAAAGTAATCCATTGTTGGATAGGTTTACCATCTGCACCTAATATTGGTTGGCCATCTGATCCTAGTTTGACTGGCGCAAGCTGATCTTTCTGCGCTACAGGAGTCTTAGTTATTGTTGTGCCATCTCCATTTGTTGTCCAAACTTCATCTGCACCACCGGCGTAATCGCGCCAGTAAATATCAGTCTTGCCATCACCGTTGTAATCGCCAAGTGATGCTTTCGAGGATGTGGAAGTTGGTGAGAGGAAAGTTTCAGTAGTAAGGGTTGTGCCATCCATCAACCAAGTGGTGTTTTCACCCGTTGATTCATTGTGCCAGAAGATATCGGTCTTGCCATCGCCACTGAAATCACCAATGGTAGATTTCCAGTTAGCATCTAGTGTCTTCAGGGAAGCAGTAGTGAAGAAGACGTTATTTGGTAGTAAGGAATTTGTTTCCCAAACGGTATTTTCACCCGTTTGATTATTGCGCCAGAGGATGTCAGTTTTGTAATCGCCGTTGAAATCAGCAACGCTAAAAGTCCAGTTGGCGTCTTGTGATTGCAGCGCACTCTTAGTTGCTTGTGTGCCATCCATGAACCAAGCACTGTTTTCACCTGCTGTACTACGCCAGAAGATGTCAGTTTTACCATTGCCGTCAAAATCGACTATGGTAGGAGTCCAAGTGGCATCAAGTGCATCAATCACAGTTGCACTTGTAACTGCTTGGGGTTGGGTAGCATCAACCAGCCAAATAGCATTTTCGCCTGTTTGACTATTACGCCAGAAGATATCAGTTTTGCGATCGCCATTGAAATCACCAATTAAGGGTGTCCAAGCGGCATCAACTGAGTCTATGGAGACTACAGTGGGTGCATCTACGCCATTGAATAGGAAAATTTGATTTTTACCTGTGGCTTGATCGCGGATTAAAAGATCAGTCTTGCCATCCCCGTTGAAATCACCAATTTTGGAAGTTGTCGTAGAGGTGAGTTGGATTGCACTCAGAGTACCTTTAACATCGCCATTATCCTTGTTAGAACCCTCGGCAATCACAGAGGAACCATTCATGAGTTTCACCTTCAGTTCACCAGTTGTTTGATCAACCCAGACTTTATCGGTTTTGCCGTCGGCGTTGAAATCAGGTGCGATCGCTGCACTGGTTAAATAAGGATTAGGATTAGGGTTAGCTCCCGTCACTGGTAAGGTGATGTTTGGTAATGTTGGTGTTGTATCGTCTGCTTGTATTGAGGAACTACTGCGCCCAATAGACGAAGTAGAATTTAAAGAATTTAGATCACTCAGATTTTCTGATAATTTACTTGAAGTTTGGAAAGAATTTGCTGCCCATTCGTTTGTCTTTAAAGACAATCCTGAGAGGTTTGTGTTTTCAAACATGAGGTTTTTATGTCTGGTGTTCATAAGAGTTTTAACTCTTTAATCGCACGTGATTCTGTTATCGAATAACATTTTGCATAAATTAAATTTTATTGGGCGATCATTTATTTTTAATAAAAGTCATCCTTGGTGAACATTATTTCGCACATAAATGATTTGATTCAAACTTTCAAGTCATAAATAATCAATTGGATAATAATTTGATTTATGTCATGATATATAAATAAAATTGTTTTTAATTCTAGTTACAATAAAAACTCTTGAGTGCATGTTTTCACTCATGCATAATTTTAATACTGAGATACCCGATTTTTTAAGAAGTCGGGTATCTGCACACCACAAAGCTCTCAAAATTAATGGATAAATATTCTATATATAGATTGCTATGACTTAGACAAAGTCCTATCATTACACCAAAAAATCTTCAGTATTACAAATAAAATCTTAGTTGATTAAGAGGTAATGGTATCGGAGAGTATTAATAAAAATACGGCAATTGTGCATAGATTATCAAATTATCAAGACATGATAATTGCTGTAAATATCAGTGCTGAATCCTTCAGTATGTATGAATGCTTAATATGCATACAGTGAGATATAGTAATCCGGAATCATTCACGAGGAATAAGATCCCCGACTTCTTTAAGAAGTCAGGGATCTACAGATTGCAATTCTCACAAATTAAATAGAATTAGCCATAAAGATGCAATCCTGAGAAAATGTATTTAAATATCAGCAAATGATAACTTTCTAGTCTAAATAAAAATATTCTCCAAGCCTGGGTTAAATGCCAATATTAAGCTGTGGATGCTAGTAAAATCCAAAAAGCCCTCCCAGCATAAATTGAATTAGTAACTACGGTAAATAACTATGATATGTGCAATGTATAGTTGCTAAAGGTTAAGATATCACCAGAATTTGATATCTTAAGTAGCTATGCAAGCAGAATACCGGGAGCGTCGTCAGCAGTTAATGTCAAAAATTGGTAATGGTACTGCTATTTTTCGCAGTGCGCCAATAGCAGAACACGCTTATCGCCAAGATAGTGATTTTTTTTATCTGACTGGCTTTCACGAGCCACAAGCAGTAGCAGTATTAGCACCCCATCATCCAGAACATCAGTTTGTGCTGTTTGTTCAACCCAAGGATCGTGAGAAAGAAGTTTGGAGTGGTTACGTCTGTGGGGTAGATGCAGCGAAAGCCGTTTATGGCGCAGATGAAGCTTACCCGATCGCGGAATTGAATGAAAAGTTACCGCAGTATTTGGAAAAAGCTGATCGCCTTTACTATCACCTAGGAAGCGATCGCGCTTTTAATGAAACAATCCTGAGACATTACCAAAGTCTACTGCAAACTTATCCCAAACGGGGTACAGGGCCAATAGCTATTGAAGATGCAAAGACAGTCCTAAGCAGCATGAGACTGGTCAAAAGTCAATCAGAATTAGAGTTGCTGCGTCAAGCCGTGGCGATCGCTACTGACGCACACAATCACGCCAGGAAATTTGCCGCACCTGGACGTTATGAGTATGAAATTCAAGCAGAGATAGAACACATCTTTCGGCGACGGGGTGCGGCGGGACCAGCCTATTCCTCAATTGTGGCCTCTGGTGTGAATGCTTGCGTGTTGCACTACATCGAGAATAATCGCCAGATGCAGGATGGAGAATTGCTGCTAATTGATGCTGGTTGTGATTACGGCCATTACAACTCTGATATTACCCGGACATTTCCCGTGGGGGGTAAGTTCACACCAGAACAAAAAACATTGTATGAAATTGTCTTAGAAGCGCAAAAACAGGCGATCGCTCAAGTAAAACCAGGTAATACCTTCAAATCAGTTCATGATACTGCTGTGCGCGTCTTGACGGAAGGCTTAGTGGAACTTGGCATCCTCAAAGGCGAAGTTGATAAAATCATTGAAGAAGAAAAATACAAGCCATATTACATGCACCGTACCAGTCATTGGCTAGGTTTGGATGTTCATGATGTGGGTGTTTATCAGCACGGTGACGATAATCCCAAGATTTTACAACCAGGACAAGTGCTGACAGTGGAACCGGGACTTTATATTGTGCCAGATACCAAATTAGCAGAAGATCAGCCAGAGACAGACCCCCGGTGGATTGGTATTGGGATTCGCATCGAAGACGATGTGTTAGTTACACCTAATGGACATGAGGTATTAACTGCTGGAGTTCCCAAAGCAGTGGATGAAATAGAAAGATAAAGCATCTTATCAGTTAACTGATAACTGATAACTGATAACTGTTAACTACATCCTTCCACAAATTCGACTTCTGGCAGCTTACCTGACCGAAACTGAGTGACACGCTTACCATCAGTCTCAAAGATGACGCGATAGTTTTTATCACTAACATCTTTCGGGATGAAAGTTAGGTAGTGTCCACTGGGAACGTATTTATGTGGCGTAACTTGAATTTGCCCTGGGTAAAGTGACTTGATTCGCGCTTCGGTATCGCCAACTTTTGCGCCTTTGAGGGTGGTGACTTTGCCATTTTTCCACACATCTACCCTCGCAATCCGACCTTCTACAACCATGAAACCAATATCTTTTATTTGCCCTTGTGGTTTAACATAGTAGCAATTGTTGTTAGGTGAGTCGCCAACAAGCTTTGTACCAGCAGCTTTTGCAGCTGCGGTGACACTCATCCCTACTTTGACTGTGCCAATACCATTAATTGACAGCTTTGACTGATTTGTCAGTTTTGCCTGTGCTAAAACTGTTTCCCAACTGAGAGAACACATAGCAGTTATGGTAGCAAAAGTCAAGAATTTAGCTTTGCAATTCATGATCATATTTTGAGTAAAGATAAGTATTTTAGAAATAAAATTATACCCAACTCTGTGTACTTATTTTGGCAAATCTGCATTTAGGCGATCGCGCTGATGGAGAATATCAAAATAGCGCAAACATAAAGCAGTCAGCACAAAGGCGATCGCTGCTGTTCCAAAGGCAGTGATTGAGGTGAATTTTCCTAAGGGTTGCGCCAACAACAAGAAAATTAGCGATCGCAATGCCAATTACTACGCCTCGACGAGAGACTACGTTTGAGCGACGAGTAGCCAAAATTAGGTCATCCATCGTAAAAACTCCCAGTCCAAATTGGTGAACTACAGACGGTATACGACTAACGATTCAAGTTGGATCTGTGACCGAGCAAAATTTTGATAACTTAATTTTGAAGAAATCCAATTCCATGACTCTGACGTATAACTATTTAGATTGATGAGTGCGATCGTGTAGTAGCCAACTTATTTGAGCAGGTGATAACGGAGCATTCAACTATTGCAGTCAATAAGCCTCTGGCAA contains these protein-coding regions:
- a CDS encoding VCBS repeat-containing protein, which encodes MFENTNLSGLSLKTNEWAANSFQTSSKLSENLSDLNSLNSTSSIGRSSSSIQADDTTPTLPNITLPVTGANPNPNPYLTSAAIAPDFNADGKTDKVWVDQTTGELKVKLMNGSSVIAEGSNKDNGDVKGTLSAIQLTSTTTSKIGDFNGDGKTDLLIRDQATGKNQIFLFNGVDAPTVVSIDSVDAAWTPLIGDFNGDRKTDIFWRNSQTGENAIWLVDATQPQAVTSATVIDALDATWTPTIVDFDGNGKTDIFWRSTAGENSAWFMDGTQATKSALQSQDANWTFSVADFNGDYKTDILWRNNQTGENTVWETNSLLPNNVFFTTASLKTLDANWKSTIGDFSGDGKTDIFWHNESTGENTTWLMDGTTLTTETFLSPTSTSSKASLGDYNGDGKTDIYWRDYAGGADEVWTTNGDGTTITKTPVAQKDQLAPVKLGSDGQPILGADGKPIQQWITF
- a CDS encoding aminodeoxychorismate/anthranilate synthase component II, translated to MIIVIDNYDSFTYNLVQYLGELGTEFPVARDIQVFRNDKISIDEIRALNPEVVVISPGPGRPEDAGISLDLIAQLGSELPILGVCLGHQSIGQVFGGKIVAAPELMHGKTSQVSHTGVGVFQGLENPLTATRYHSLVIDRDTCPDVLEITAWVEDGTIMGVRHRNYPHIQGVQFHPESVLTSSGKQLLRNFLEQLKSRE
- a CDS encoding MBL fold metallo-hydrolase, whose translation is MKRRQLMGYAGAGLVTAVFTTLGSEFQADAQSSGLSVQWLGHTCFLFTGGGVKILVNPFRLSGCTAKYRPPKVAADLVLISSQLLDEGAVDGLPGNPKLIYEPGVYEFKGIKFQGVAIDHDRKGGKQFGMNTAWSWKQGGISILHLGGAAAPISFEQKILMGRPDVALIPVGGSAKAYNAQEAKQAVQVLNPKLVIPTHYRTQAADAATCGISPLDEFLTVMQGVTVRRSNNDTVSISPGSLPENSVIQTLSYKF
- a CDS encoding diacylglycerol kinase family protein, with the translated sequence MSQQVSPPPTPNCLPTLVTNERQFSWQVASSLFVSFRYAWAGIVYSFQTQRNFRIHVSVCALAIALSIFLQLPSVEIAVIGITSGLVLALELLNTAIESLVDLTVKQTYHELAKIAKDCAAGAVLVSALVAVLVAGILLLPPLVVLIASAF
- a CDS encoding aminopeptidase P N-terminal domain-containing protein, which gives rise to MQAEYRERRQQLMSKIGNGTAIFRSAPIAEHAYRQDSDFFYLTGFHEPQAVAVLAPHHPEHQFVLFVQPKDREKEVWSGYVCGVDAAKAVYGADEAYPIAELNEKLPQYLEKADRLYYHLGSDRAFNETILRHYQSLLQTYPKRGTGPIAIEDAKTVLSSMRLVKSQSELELLRQAVAIATDAHNHARKFAAPGRYEYEIQAEIEHIFRRRGAAGPAYSSIVASGVNACVLHYIENNRQMQDGELLLIDAGCDYGHYNSDITRTFPVGGKFTPEQKTLYEIVLEAQKQAIAQVKPGNTFKSVHDTAVRVLTEGLVELGILKGEVDKIIEEEKYKPYYMHRTSHWLGLDVHDVGVYQHGDDNPKILQPGQVLTVEPGLYIVPDTKLAEDQPETDPRWIGIGIRIEDDVLVTPNGHEVLTAGVPKAVDEIER
- the ybeY gene encoding rRNA maturation RNase YbeY, whose protein sequence is MQIELDVQNCFYESSPEEGINFGDASAPLATETWESWFHRWLEILDSSLPIAPGYEIGLRLTGDAEIQTLNAQFRQQDKPTDVLSFAALEVDLPQNAEMHNSMPLYLGDIVISVDTAKRQAQQQEHNLSTELAWLAAHGLLHLLGWDHPDEKSLMNMLKQQVLLLRTIGISIDIE